The genomic region AAAAGTAAaaatttcatatatttagttttgaTGTTTTTTAAATAGAATGTAAATAATTTAAATACTAaatattgtttttcttttgaaaCATTACAGATTGTAACAAAATGCCTCCTAAAAAATCAGATTCTCTAGTATGGAAATATGTGACACGTGATGGTAATGAGCTCTTTTGTAAGGAATGTAAGAAAcctttcaaaggaagtttaacaaggGCAAGAGACCACTTACTTGGAATCAGTGGGGGTAAAGGAGGAGGTGTTAGTGCATGTCCAAAAATGACTGCACAAATGAGAGCTGGTTTAGAAAGAGAACAGTCCTCTTCGATTGTAGGAATGCTCAAGACGacacaaaaaaaacaaagaatTCAAGAGGATGTGTCCAGGTTCAcatctatctcttcctcttccaGTTTACCCAATGCCTCTTCCAGTTTACCTAAGGCCACAGGTGCATCAGGAGAAAGTGGAACACTGAAAAGCTTTTGGAAACCGGTAGAGAAACAACAAGTGGATGATGCATTGGCTGATTTGTTTTATACAAGTGCCATTCCATTCAACGTGGCAAGAAATCCTCATTTCCGTAATGCAATTCAGAAAGttgcagagtttggcaaagggtacacacctCCAACTTCAGAGGCTTTCAAAACAACTCTTTTAGagaggtcaaaagatagagtgacAGAAAAGTTAGCTGAGGTCAAAGCTTCTTGGAAAGTAACAGGTTGCACcatattgagtgatggatggtcagatatatgtcaaaggccattgattaatgttttAGTAGCTTGCCCTGAAGGTGTTGTCTTCTTGAAAGTGATTGACACCATGAACCAGAAGAAAACTTCAGAATATATTTTTCAGATACTAGATGAAGCCATTGTTGAAGTAGGGGTGGAAAATGTGGTTCAGGTGGTTACTGATAGTGCAGCGAATTGTGTGGGTGCTGGGAAGCTGATTGTAGAGAAGTACCCACAGatatattggagcccatgtgcaGCCCATTGTCTAGATTTGCTACTTCATGACTTGGCAAAATTCCCATGGATACATGAAGCAATCCATAGAGGAAGAGCAGTGGCAAATTTCATTAGAAACCACCGTCTCACATTGAGTCTATACAGGCAACATGCATCTAGGGAGTTGTTGAGGCCTTGTGACACAAGGTTTGcttcattttatatcactttgaaaagagtgaTTGAAGAGAAAGCAGCTTTGAGATTGGTTGTttgttccaatgagtgggaaagTTCAGCACTTTCTAAAAGTGCTAAGgggaagaacatagagcaaatcatTTTGAGCAGCAACTTTTGGGAGAGTGGAGCAAAAGTTTTGAATATATGTGGACCAATTGTTGatgttcttcgtatggtggatggtgacactccttgccttggcatgctttatgaaagcatggaccgTTGTAAGGAATCTATTCAGCGAGCACTAAATAATGtagaagcagagtacatggagatttGGGAGACAGTTGATTCCAGATGGAAGATGATGCACACACCTTTGCATGCAGCAGCATGCTATTTGGAGCCTAAGTTATTTCATATTGATAGACAAGCTGATCCTGAAATCATGCCAGGGTTTTATGAAGCCATTAGCAGGTTTGAACAAGATAGAACAATTGCAGGTCTAATTAGAGACCAAAGTTGGAAATACAAGAGAGCAGAGGGGTTGTTTGGAATAGAAGCAGCCCGAGATGATATGACACGAGATGAGGTACCTAGCTATAGATGGTGGATGAGCTATGGAGCACAAAATCCTGAACTACAACGCTTTGCCATTCGAATATTGAGTCAGGGAGCCagttcatcagcttgtgagaggaactggagttgctttgaccacatccattccaaaaagaggaacaagttgctgtccggaaagttgggagatcttgtctacaTTCGGAGCAATTTAAAATTGTTCATGAATAGATCAGCAAATGACTCCACATCTTCTTCACAACAACAAATTTCAGAAGGCATGGTAACTGGAGTTGCAGATGAGCCTGAGGATGACTTTGTGGATGATGAATTGGGCAGTGATACTGATGATTATGATGCTACAGCAGCAACTCAGCCATGTGCTCTTGACGACCTGGAGCTTTTTTGAAGCTCTATAGTCTTGAATTTTGATTATACCTTTTTGACTAAAAACATCTTCGCAGTCTTGATGACTTGTAGGCTTGTAGCTTTTTTGAAGTTCTAAAGTCTCGACGTTTGATTGTatctttttgattaaaaaaaacttGACAATCATGATATCACATGTTTCCTATGGTTTATAACTTTATATTAAGAATTTTGCATCTTTCTATAATGATTTTGAATCTATTCTGCAATCTTAACTTTGAGTATATTGATAATTTGttggatatattactaatttaaaaaaaaaattatataaggcgaatttgATGCCGATTTTTTTTTCCGAACTTTTTGCCCTTGCCGAACTTCATCCGAACTCCATAGCTGCCGAACTCGAACTCGaactcgaaccttgtgacttagggcATAACAAATAAAATAGACTAAAATCCAAGAACATCGCAGCCATATAAAGGTGCACGCACAAGTATAAAGTGCAGACTTATAAAAATGTCCAACAGGAAAGGGcattaaaaagagaataaaatcaaTTTGTCAAAATTATGGTCCTCTAAGGCAAACATTGACTAAGCGAATTTCTTTTCAACATTTAAGTCAAAAAATGTTCAATGAAGGGTGCATGAGGTAGATAAAAAACACAGTTCATTGAGAGATTTAGACGTCCAAAAACTAAAACGAGTCTTCAATATATAGTAAGTGACAGTTATATTCAACTCAAAACCTTATAAGGTTAAACAAAAAATACAAGCACTTATATTTTTAGAGGGAGACAGCACCCAATTTAGTGGAAGAGTTATTTTCAAATAGACCCTTTGCATATCACTCCTTCACACAAAATCAAGAAGAGTACTCTCAACCTCAATTCTTCTACACCTGCAAACTCCAATTAATATTTACTCAAAGAGCCATTTGAAAGTTTTCCAAGGATTTGAAAATGTGTATTTGCAAAGTGCTCTAGGGTTTCTAAAAACATTCAAGTTGGCAAGATACAACAAAATCCATGGAAAAGAGAGTTTCAAATCCAGGTCCGTGATTGACAAATTGTCAAGAGTTTCATCAAATGATTTGCTAAACTTCATTAGAATAGAGGAAAGCATCGGTTGAATCAAACCATTCaaagcatcatcaaaatcattcatagtGGCCTTCCAAATAAGTCTGTTTTTAACCCATGCTGAAAATAGCTCATCTCCATTTTCTGAAGAGAAGAGCAATAtttcaagttttctatttttagacagagCCCGCTATTTATAGCTTTCTGCTATTATTTAGCATCCTATTTATGGCCAAGAGTCAGTTATTGTTCATCTATCTCATCATGTGAGAGACATCACCACTAAAGACAAATTGTAACAATTTTAATTGTTAATTCAACTGGCAATTGTATGTCGTAATATTTGAATTAGTAGACAAGATAATTTGTAATGTCTACAGACTCTACACATTACACAAGCAATTGTCGTTAGGGTAGAGGTATTGTTACTTTAACTCATTTATTCTCATTCAATTGTTCATAAAATTAGCATAAATTAGTGTCTTTTATGCACTTAATTTTATCAATGGTAATTCTCACGTTTGCATATAGTTGGAGTTGTTATTTATAAATTATTCAGCATTATTGTTACATAAAATTTGTTATTCACTCATTGGCATTTCTTACACCTATCTTGCTTATGAATATTGATTGAGATGTCTTCTTATGTGTGCTAAGGGTTAAACTCCTTTGACGCATTTTAAAGGTTTGTATTGTGAGTTAGCTCAAAAGTGAAGATTGTGTCTTTACATCGAGTCCTGCATTTAACTTACCACAGGGTTTGTGTTTATGTGTTTTAACCTATTCAAACATGTATGTGTACTTGCATTGTTCAGTTTTTGCATTAGCTGAACAACATAAGCATCTAGTCTCAGGATTTATTTTTAGTCAAAAAGAATAAAATCCTTTGACTTGTTAAAGAGTTTCTCAAACTTCTACACTAGGCAATTCCAAAACGATCACATTTAAATTTattcagcctaaacatgaaatcaCCCCCAAAAAACACTTTAAAGTTTGTAAACATGCAAGTAGATATTTTACAacttaaattagtttttaatttagaCGGATACTACACGCGTGTCATTTCatgatgatcttatttattgctcaaGTTTATatacattctccattctccatcctTCTTTGTGGTCAACACTACTAATATTGCACATGGGATCAAAGTTTTACTAGTGAAGCCTCTAACAAATCTTGGACTTATTGAATTTTCACTTATGGTGGAAGTGAACACAATTCTATGTGGAGCTTTATTTAGCAAACTAACTTCTGCAGTTAAATTCATATTCTGAGAAATCTTTCTGGCAATCCAATTGGTGACTCACCAAAAAtggtatcattatattctttaaaCAAATTTTCCACTCCCTTCACATCTATGGATCTTATCTACTTCATCTAAATATCTACCAATTATGTTTGATCAAAAGGTATGTTTTCTGTTTGTATTGTGTCAAAGGCATGTTCTCTGTTTGTAGTGTTAGTGTTGTAATAGGTGTAAGTTGTAACTATATTAGTGCTAGAACTAAAGGTTATAAACTTATTTCATTACCTTGATTCTTGtatttgtaatgtaatattatttgtTAGTAAGATAGTTTACATACTTTGCAAGTTGCCAAGTACTCACATTGTTTTCGCTCGTGAGCAAAGTTACATGGACACGGATATGGATACAAATACGGATATGGTATCGGATACGGATACagccattttttaagacccccaatatggatacggctggatacgacattcataaaaaacacatacacatatacttaACACAATTtctaagttattagaggagattttcattactctaaaagcaatatagacacataattgctacataaataattataagttgatttaacaatttacaatatgcaaaaatagtggAGTTGCATGGGAAGATAACCCAAAACACgggtcactgaaatagaaaaacatttcatttgtctttctcaatttgtgtaggttttgtttataccaattttcttttttaaattggatgaatgaagttttattttaaattaaatttagggAGATTTacgtcaatttttttttaaaaatcacatAGTATTTGGTATGAAATCAAGGTTTTTTGGACATGCGTGGGTACAGTATCCAATGTATATCCGAGCTGTATTGGATATGCATCTGTTTTGGATATGGGGATACGTGCACCCAAGGAGAGACATAGGAGTTTCCGGCTACTCTGCTCATGAGTTTTGGCGAAATTTACTtgctacatttttttttaaaaactcgcTGAATTTTTGGAGAGTACCCACCAAAAAATCAGCAAGTTTTTTCCATTTAACTCCCAGCACCAGCAACATTTCAAAACTGAGGGGAAAAACATAGGTTAGACACtggaaaaaatctatttttttggcATTCCAAACATTTCCTTTTGCCTTTTAAAAAATATGAAACTGGTGTGCGCaatgaaggtttgtgtggttttgaaggtcttcaTTTGGGTTTGCTGGTGGGGGCTGCACCCCTCAACTCTGCcgggggcactgcccccagaccctTGCAAGAGATGCCACCACTTAACCACACTCCCACCAGACTCATTTAATACATTTTGTAGCtatattttgcattaaaaaaaataaaaaattaattgtttttaagtTGTTGATTTTTTCCAAGTACTCTCCAAGTTGAAAATGTTTGGCTTGTCGACTACTCTCCGAGTTCAAGTTTGCGACATATGGTTAGTAATATGTTATAAATATTGTAGGCTGGGCAATTAATGTTAGGCAATTAGGTTGTTGCTCTCCACAATGTGAAAGAATGTAATGAGTAACCCATATAAATTACTATTCTTTgttcatttatttcatttatagTGTATGCATTCTATCCTACAAGGGTTCAGAGCAACTGAATATGGTTTGCCAAGAGCTAGCAGAATTAGGGAGTTCTGAGAAAGATTATAATTTTGGTCACTTATTCTAGTGAAACTGTACCATATTTAAGTTGCTATTGAATCTTCCTCTCCTCTTGTCAATTTTTGCAAGAACAGGGATAACAATAAAATCCCCTCTTTAGTCAAATAACACAGATCTGGGCACAAAATATTGTCTTTCATTTGCAGGCTTTAAGCATAAAATCTTATGCAGGCACAAAAAGTAAACTTGGCGGAGCAATTTAAAAAGATTTGCAaggatttaaaatatttataacGATTTATTTGAATTTGCAAGAGAAAGAGCTTTCGAAATTATGTACATATTGCCAAGGAGTGTACAAACATGGTGGCACTTACAATTAGGTTGAACTTTGCAGTTTCACTCAAGTGTTATCCTTGTTGTTCCTCATATGCCTATCATGTGTTAGAAGTTGCAAAAGTCTCAAAAGTACTAAGCATGGAGTATTTTATATTTGCATTTATAAGGGTTTTGTTTTTATCAGAACTTCGGAGTTTCCCTTCTTTGTATCCCTTTAAGAGTTTCCCTTTTTGGTATGCCTTTCCTCCCAACTCCATCTTGTTTCTTTGTCCTTGGAGATATCAAACTCTCCCATCCAGGAAAACCTTTCATCTATTCCTTGCCTTCATCCCTTTGCCCTGTAAAAACATCAAAGTTTATCTTCCTAGCATCCCTTCTCTCCTTTCTGCACCTTTTCCCTTGCCTGTTTTCATGTTTTGGTCTTTTTCTTACCAACATGCCTTTCATCTAAATATCAACTTCCCAATCATTCACACTAAGTTACTTTATGGAGCCAAAGTTTCAGTCATCCCTTCACTTGCATACCTATTCCTTTGTATCTCCAATCCCCAAATACCAAAAACTTCATGTCTTCTTGAAATAGGAGATACAAGGATACCCTTATCTATTTGCTTTGAGCATGAAGTATGCCATTCACTTGTTTCCGAATCCTCAATAGCGGTGTGGATTATGAGGTATCCCCAACCCACAATCCCTGAAACTCCAAAACTCCAACGTTCTGCACTATTCATTCCCATCTACCTCCCTGCATGACTCGAAGCACCATTAATGACCAAAATTAACACTGCAACTTCTCCAAAAGGGTTTTTCTCACCCGTGAACAGTTTCCATCTTAAGAGCACGAATTCAAATGTACTTTCAGCATGGAGGATGAAAAACAGCATGCTGCTTCTAATGCAATGCTTGTGTTTATGGCATGAATGATTTTCACATAGGCTCCAAGACACAATTTCAGCGAATTTTGCAAGATCTCAATTTGTTCTACACATACCATTAATGATATCTGATCCTGACTCAATTTTCCCCATGGACTCAGATGAAAGACCATATGATATAAATACAAGTTTTTCATTCATTCAAAGGGTTTGTCATTGAACCAATTTTTTGGTCTGAAAATGCTTGCAGTCGGTTTAGGGCATCAAACATTGCCAATCTAAGCTACAAATGAAGGCATACATTTTGTGAATTGTAGGAAGGTTATTGTAAAGCACATCTGCTTGTAATGTTAAGTCTTCATGGAGATTTGCAATGATTCAAAGAAATAAATGGTCGTAGCTATGTATTTTCTCGTGCCACATTTGCTGGTTTGATTGTAATGAGGGTTTGATGTATGTGTGATAGCATCTAATATATTAAAGATGCTTTGTAATGGTCATTCCTTTGCTGCATATGGAATACTACAATTCTGAGATGAATTCTTAAGTGTGTCCAATCTGTATGGTGTAATATTTAATTTGTATGTAAATGTAATCTAGTTTTGTTGATATTTTGCTAGATGTATTTCCTCTCTTTTTGTTGTTCATGAATTTGTTGCCCAACGGAGTAGGCACCAGTCCGTATTGGTGCAAAATCAAACAGTCTGAAAaagaaattgaatgaatgattcaataatcggataattataTTGAACaatatttacacatatatatagacgttacaagacgatgttctataattagaacataacgttaaagtaaaagactaaagagctaaacgctaaattaagtgTAGTATCCCTGCCCTAATCAaattctaatctcagtttgaccttggttagtttatcatgttataatgttatagtcatatGTTTTggttattgtgcgtacctgttaatgtggttttcgcatcaaTTCGTATGTAAGTTTATTAATTCTCctaattcatgttattaatctcgggctaacacttttattatatatatgtgtatgcatgtatgactcttggttgcaggagatcctgggttcgcaggtttgagtgctcctcattgacccttagaaattggattaggtggtcgtaagaccctcgtatGACCCTactcgtgctcaagtgagcgtcgttagTCATCCGTCAGtgtcccctttggttgggtatgcaggtcgtctatTTGTTTGgccttcttgggttgcgtgttttgtgtgtggttaaattaagtatttaattttattaaatgtgtgtttacacattgtaattaagggactaaatttaAAAGGTTCCCTtttatgcgattaatcattaattagaattgctcaatttaagttggtagcaagttcgattaaatggttaatcttaatgatgaatttattcagtttatgttcTTTTCAAAtgaaagattaaatttatttgaaatagaattaatttaatcgaTTTGGCATTttgaaaatagaaaggttgatttcaattatttaagaaaatcaattttaattagaaaaacaagtttaatatatatttgatatagtttgaaagaattatttttggaattttattttaaatgaaaatattttaaatccaaaaatgaatttttattcaaacttttcccatttaacctaagTTTTGGAAAAATATTGGGAGGATTATTTTGGAgagtattttgaaaaaaaaaaaaaaaattgggaatgaaaatttggggattttgcaaaaggaaggatttcttgagcttgcatgttgggctcttcatcaaaatctctttcaGGATTGCTGAATCAAGTAGGTCTCTGGTTTATTTCGTTGGCTTCTTTGTTTAAAAGAAGTTGTTTTGGATTTTGTAGAAATatgtttgtgaagattaaaaatctcatctatttggggaaaatgagAGTTGTAATTATATCTCCAATCCAAACCCTCCTTGTCTTCTTTTACAGCctcaagtttagattttggttgctcaggttgttttaaaatcaaaatttgggaGTTGGCTGTTtacaataagatttcttttaaatcCCAAACATATGGTactcaaattcaattttaaatgaGATCTTTGTTGTGCTTGGTAGattggagatggaagaatgatTGAAAAATATGTATACGTTGATCTTTTGTTAATTCTAGAAAATATTTCCAGAGTTTGTTCTCGGAAAATTTCTGAGTATtgtctttttaaaaaaataaaaataaataaaagatttattttgcTGGGTCTATGAACACCCAGAGATTGGGTACtgtatttattagttttaataaattaaaaatatatatatattaaacagcGTTATATTGGGGCTTTGAGGGGAGAGCCATGGTCTCGACCCATGGCTGGGGAGAGTTgtggcttccccaagccatggggagaGCCATGGCGTGGAGACCATGGCATGGTCTCCACACAGTCGTGGTTGTGGGGATataaaatacaaaacaatatatatatatatatatatatatatatatatatatatatatatatatattgttttgtatttttttttatatgcTTGCAGGAAGTATCTTATTtgggaaaaggataaaataatatattttatttggaaaattttgaaaataaaatatatatattatttggtaaattttaaataatatattattcaagaatatattatttgagaaattaaatgataataggttatctggaaattttagaaatgaaaaaaaataataattgagtaattggaaaatggaatattatatcattgggtattttggaaatttaaatgatATATTATTGGAAATATTGGAAATTAAATAATGTATTATTTGGAAATATTGGGAATTAAttaatgtatcgtttggaaaattggtaagtaaatgatattttcatttagtaaaataaattgtttaatttatatttttctctgtattgggaaataggcaaaattgtactattgcaattgtggtattgaatttatcttgtaatggtgatttttctgttattgtattttgaaaacttagatcctttaaaaaactggatcgattgttgtgtgtaaacaataggaaagaacattgtcttttccaatctatgcctatgcatgcttaattttttgtattcgcatttgcttaagaaatgccaagtctttgattttgtttgttggacATTGTCAtatgattgatttgggtacctgcttatgtccttgatctcgagttttgactgttttcatgtgatggtgttgtatctggtcatgtcctttatgcgggtgtcgaatgttgattcatggttgaccatagttggccAAGTCTCTAGCTAGAGTACCgccagtcagtgcacctcgtatgaagtcttgtttgaccaagtgaaTATTCCTACCGTTTTGAACTTCGTAAGCTTGTCCTGGTGTATACCTGGGTTTTAGGAGTTCATTggtttatggtctagtgtcatttgggaaagtggcttttgattgggggccgcgcccaaagtggttgttggataacccatcgaaagtgtgtctaaataagtgataacctaatagcatattagagagtttagttattgaAAACACTAAGTTAATTATGCCTCacgtatgggatgagtgctagtatagactcggcatgcagtgagaaggtctgaaatggcaaaccatcaaccttgtcttcacgaaaggatgtgtgggtccacatgaggcttggatagGTCGGAGGTTCGGAATAGGTTGTCAGgttaacccagtggatggggccgaaacctatgaagacttgccatagTAACCATatcaggttatgtgatgacacttgtcccttatgtttgctagtgtgttgtgtCGTCTTTGATAGAAGCAATGTTGAGGAGTCGTCATGTTGTTTGTGCCCTTGTGAAAaactgatattcatgttagaccatggttttcttatgatgggttgcgaagatttagttttgcggatgctccagttgatcttgtatttgcttcttatcatgttcaattggatcctttcctattcagggatcattcatgtatttatttgaccgatgtggtcgtatgtattattggtttatgtacgccttgatggcgGGATTGTAAATGAGGTGACTTTATGTATTCTACATTATTTTTATTATCAGAggagtcttgcagttgagtagacccggagacgTAGCCCACTAgcggtgaactccgatatcatttcggtgttatgtgatgttatgttcttatgtttcctttttaatttagcatgtatggatggcattatgttagaatgtataatgtggattagatgaagttaatcttaaatgcatgtagatagtcatcttattaaatgcagtaatttggatcatgaaagaatgtagttttgaataatagaatgtattcaattattgataatgcaattaagtatgcatggaaagtattaattagtttatgatgaaatcaaagtacgttatgaaattagatgcatgacttatgttttaatgaaaagtttgaacgtaatgtatggttaaattttattggttgaactcaatcatgttatctatactttTCACCTTTATGGATAAACCTTATCaggttatctatatttttatcttaccaaaagaatttatccttgtttaagtattatcttgtcattaagtcaatcagcttaattgaattaattagcgtgagttgagttaaatgttgaattaagtaatcacgttgggaaactctttaggtgttatttaagtcttccACTATGGTATCTGAACTTtaataactcattgtatcattgtgttgtgtttaatttttattttttaaatatttgcactctattcttgtgttttagcttaatcccttcagggtttcctagcggggcattacattaagcgtgaaagctaaattaagcttaaaagctaattacataaaaaaagtaaatgaccattaaccaaagaactaaaaataggtgactaacatagatttaaatattctaataccctcccttaatggtcatgctatctatcacaccaagttgccctctaaatttgagaaactttgtcgagctcaaggacttggtgaggatatctgcagtctgatcttctgtaggaatgcactgcagtatcactgatccatcttcaacatgctagcggatgaaatgacaatgaagctccgcATGCTTTGTCTGCTCATGGAAGACTagatttttggctaattttagaaccccttgattatcataaaacaagggagtaggtcttggttgagacatttgcatgtctgcaagcatcctacgtagccaaattgcTTCACATGTTGCCTTAACagttccccgatactctgcttcggtcgaggaaagagctattgcatgttgcttcttgctagtccatgtgactgcactcgtatccaagctgaaaacatacccagaagttgactttttgtcatcaacacaacctgcccaatctgagtttgtgaaaccaaccagcctaggatctttgcttctgctgTACAGACACGCTTCactgcaacccaatgttcaacttttggggctgacatAAAGCGAGAAATATGGGTCACAgcataactgatgtcaggtctagtggcggtgagatagatgaggctgcccactagttgcttgaatgaagactcatccactacaATGAATCTGGTTTAACttgagccctatctccataggtgtagatgcaagtttacaatcttgcattcgaaatTTATCTAGTAGGCTCTTGGCGTATAGTcaaatgaatatgtggctatcagtctgccaaacctctacaccgagacaataatggagaagtcccgaatctgtcatatcaaaatgctgaCACAAATTCTGTTTGACCTGCATGATCAGATGTGCTGCATTGCCAGTAATGATGAAAAAATCAACATAGACTACcagaaatag from Cryptomeria japonica chromosome 3, Sugi_1.0, whole genome shotgun sequence harbors:
- the LOC131045108 gene encoding uncharacterized protein LOC131045108; translation: MPPKKSDSLVWKYVTRDGNELFCKECKKPFKGSLTRARDHLLGISGGKGGGVSACPKMTAQMRAGLEREQSSSIVGMLKTTQKKQRIQEDVSRFTSISSSSSLPNASSSLPKATGASGESGTLKSFWKPVEKQQVDDALADLFYTSAIPFNVARNPHFRNAIQKVAEFGKGYTPPTSEAFKTTLLERSKDRVTEKLAEVKASWKVTVIDTMNQKKTSEYIFQILDEAIVEVGVENVVQVVTDSAANCVGAGKLIVEKYPQIYWSPCAAHCLDLLLHDLAKFPWIHEAIHRGRAVANFIRNHRLTLSLYRQHASRELLRPCDTRFASFYITLKRVIEEKAALRLVVCSNEWESSALSKSAKGKNIEQIILSSNFWESGAKVLNICGPIVDRALNNVEAEYMEIWETVDSRWKMMHTPLHAAACYLEPKLFHIDRQADPEIMPGFYEAISRFEQDRTIAGLIRDQSWKYKRAEGLFGIEAARDDMTRDEVPSYRWWMSYGAQNPELQRFAIRILSQGASSSASNDSTSSSQQQISEGMVTGVADEPEDDFVDDELGSDTDDYDATAATQPCALDDLELF